A DNA window from Comamonas fluminis contains the following coding sequences:
- the pntB gene encoding Re/Si-specific NAD(P)(+) transhydrogenase subunit beta has product MSQSLATVAYLGAAILFILSLGGLSNPETSRRGNLFGMVGMALAVVATVFGPRVGPTGMAWIVGALVVGGGIGLYAAKVVKMTQMPELVALMHSLVGLAACLVGFASYVDTSIQLSGAEKAIHEVEIYVGILIGAVTFSGSLIAFGKLNGKIGGKPLLLPGRHWLNLVALLVVIWFGREFLRAETIADGMLPLIVMTVIALLFGIHMVMAIGGADMPVVVSMLNSYSGWAAAATGFMLGNDLLIVTGALVGSSGAILSYIMCNAMNRNFISVIAGGFGSGAPAKKSGDAAAAEPQGEVVPVSAAETAEMLRDAKSVIIVPGYGMAVAQAQHTVNEITRTLRDKGVQVRFAIHPVAGRMPGHMNVLLAEAKVPYDIVMEMDEINDDFPDTDVAIVIGANDIVNPAAQDDPTSPIAGMPVLEVWKAKTSIVMKRSMASGYAGVDNPLFYKENNRMLFGDAKKMLDEVLGALKG; this is encoded by the coding sequence ATGTCCCAAAGTCTCGCAACGGTGGCCTACCTGGGCGCCGCTATTTTGTTCATTCTCAGCCTGGGTGGCCTGTCCAACCCTGAAACCTCACGCCGCGGCAATCTGTTCGGCATGGTCGGCATGGCGCTGGCCGTGGTCGCTACCGTGTTCGGCCCGCGCGTAGGCCCCACCGGCATGGCCTGGATCGTGGGTGCGCTGGTCGTGGGTGGCGGCATTGGCCTGTATGCGGCCAAGGTCGTCAAGATGACGCAGATGCCCGAGCTGGTTGCGCTGATGCACAGCCTGGTCGGTCTGGCGGCCTGCCTGGTGGGTTTTGCCAGCTATGTGGATACTTCCATTCAGCTGAGCGGCGCAGAAAAAGCCATTCACGAGGTGGAAATCTATGTGGGCATTCTGATCGGTGCCGTCACCTTCTCCGGCTCGCTGATCGCTTTTGGCAAGCTCAACGGCAAGATCGGCGGCAAGCCGCTGCTGCTGCCCGGCCGCCACTGGCTCAACCTCGTCGCATTGCTGGTAGTCATCTGGTTTGGCCGCGAGTTTTTGCGTGCTGAAACCATTGCCGACGGCATGCTGCCCCTGATCGTGATGACGGTGATCGCGCTGCTGTTCGGTATCCACATGGTCATGGCCATTGGCGGTGCGGACATGCCCGTGGTGGTGTCCATGCTCAACAGCTACTCCGGCTGGGCGGCTGCTGCCACCGGTTTCATGCTGGGCAATGACTTGCTGATCGTCACCGGTGCGCTGGTGGGCTCGTCCGGCGCCATCCTGAGCTACATCATGTGCAACGCCATGAACCGCAACTTCATCAGCGTGATTGCGGGTGGCTTTGGCTCCGGCGCACCAGCCAAAAAGAGTGGTGATGCAGCGGCGGCCGAACCGCAAGGCGAAGTCGTGCCCGTGAGCGCGGCTGAGACGGCCGAGATGCTGCGCGATGCCAAGAGCGTCATCATCGTGCCCGGCTACGGCATGGCCGTGGCCCAGGCCCAGCACACAGTCAACGAAATCACGCGCACCCTGCGTGACAAGGGCGTGCAGGTGCGCTTTGCCATCCACCCCGTGGCGGGCCGCATGCCTGGCCACATGAACGTGCTGCTGGCCGAAGCCAAGGTGCCTTACGACATCGTGATGGAGATGGACGAGATTAACGACGACTTCCCCGATACCGATGTCGCCATCGTCATCGGCGCCAACGACATCGTGAACCCTGCTGCGCAGGACGACCCCACCAGCCCCATCGCCGGCATGCCGGTGCTGGAAGTGTGGAAGGCCAAAACGTCTATCGTGATGAAGCGTTCCATGGCATCGGGCTACGCCGGTGTGGACAACCCGCTGTTCTACAAAGAAAACAACCGCATGCTGTTTGGTGATGCCAAGAAGATGCTGGATGAAGTATTGGGCGCCCTGAAGGGCTGA